The Elaeis guineensis isolate ETL-2024a chromosome 13, EG11, whole genome shotgun sequence genome includes a region encoding these proteins:
- the LOC105056574 gene encoding sphinganine C4-monooxygenase 2: MAYKVSDEMLGTFVPVLVYWAYSGLYMLLGSFDKYRLHSRKEEETKNLPSKGTVVRGVLIQQAFQIAVAIILFTVISKDERTGTNLQPSFFMVARQLVVAMLVLDTWQYFVHRYMHINKFLYRHIHYKHHSLVVPFAYGALYNHPLEGLLLDTVGGAISFLISGMTPRTAIFFFSFATIKTVDDHCGLWLPGNPLHVFFSNNSAYHDVHHQLYGGKYNFSQPFFVMWDKILGTYMPYSLEKRKDGGLEAKPVKD; the protein is encoded by the exons ATGGCTTACAAAGTATCCGATGAGATGTTGGGAACCTTTGTACCTGTTCTAGTTTACTGGGCGTACTCTGGCCTTTACATGCTACTGGGTTCCTTCGACAAATACCGGCTGCACTCCAGAAAGGAGGAAGAAACCAAGAATTTGCCCTCAAAAGGAACTGTTGTCAGAGGCGTTCTCATTCAACAGGCATTTCAGATTGCTGTAGCTATCATCCTATTCACG GTGATAAGCAAAGATGAAAGGACTGGTACAAACTTGCAACCTTCCTTCTTCATGGTGGCAAGACAGCTTGTAGTTGCAATGCTGGTCTTAGACACATGGCAATACTTTGTCCACAGATACATGCACATTAACAAGTTCTTGTATCGCCATATCCACTATAAGCATCACAGCCTTGTTGTGCCTTTCGCATATGGAGCTCTATACAACCACCCACTTGAGGGGCTGCTTCTCGACACAGTTGGTGGTGCCATCTCTTTCCTCATCTCTGGCATGACCCCTCGTActgccatcttcttcttctcctttgcgACCATTAAAACAGTCGATGATCATTGTGGGCTGTGGCTTCCTGGGAATCCCCTCCATGTTTTCTTCAGCAACAACAGTGCTTACCATGATGTCCACCATCAGCTCTATGGTGGAAAATACAACTTCTCGCAGCCATTTTTTGTTATGTGGGACAAAATTCTTGGAACATACATGCCGTATTCCCTGGAAAAGAGAAAGGATGGGGGTCTGGAAGCAAAGCCAGTCAAAGATTAG